The Benincasa hispida cultivar B227 chromosome 11, ASM972705v1, whole genome shotgun sequence genome has a segment encoding these proteins:
- the LOC120091813 gene encoding sugar transport protein 13-like, giving the protein MGAAEFAVAPQPVFVEFNAKITPVVIFYSIMVSTGGLMFGYDIGISGGLTSTPSFLKKFFPLAFEMAQKREKENNNYCKYENRGLQVFTSALYLTALTSTFLASHTTRHMGRKRTMLFGGLFFIVGTILSAAASSYPILILGRISLGCGVGFASQATPLFLSEIAPTRIRGALTNLFQFNVTLGILFGNFTIYTTSRLQNEWGWRLCLALAGVPALLFTVGTILVEDTPNSLIERGHLERGKLALIQIRGTDDIEAEYLEIVKASRIAQEVEYPFADLLMGQNGPPLVIAIMFQVFQQFTGINAIMLYTPLLFKTLGFGNNAPLYSAIITGVVNVLATSISIYSVDKIGRRMLLLEAGVQMFISQTIIAIILALKVQDTTNTLSHGMAIVVVLMLCTFVSSFAWSWGPLGWLLPSETFPLETRSAGLSVTVCVNMMFTFLIAQSFPSMLCQMKFGIFLFFSGWVLVMSLFVFFLLPETKGIPIEEMTERVWKQHWFWNKFMDDGVQESEDSD; this is encoded by the exons ATGGGTGCAGCGGAGTTTGCAGTGGCTCCGCAACCTGTTTTCGTGGAGTTTAACGCCAAGATCACTCCTGTTGTTATCTTTTACTCTATAATGGTTTCCACTGGAGGCCTCATGTTCGGTTATGACATTGGCATTTCTG GAGGATTAACGTCAACACCTTCATTCTTGAAGAAATTCTTTCCGTTGGCATTCGAAATGGCCCAAAAACGAGAAAAAGAGAACAACAATTACTGCAAATACGAAAATCGAGGCTTACAAGTCTTCACCTCTGCTTTATATCTCACCGCTTTAACTTCCACTTTCTTAGCCTCTCACACCACCAGACACATGGGTCGCAAGAGAACCATGCTTTTCGGCGGACTTTTCTTCATCGTCGGAACCATTCTCAGCGCCGCCGCCTCCTCCTACCCCATCCTCATTCTCGGGAGAATCTCTCTCGGCTGTGGCGTTGGCTTCGCCAGCCAAGCCACTCCCCTCTTTCTCTCTGAAATAGCCCCCACCAGAATCCGTGGAGCTCTCACAAATCTCTTCCAATTCAACGTCACTCTCGGCATTCTCTTCGGCAATTTCACAATTTATACTACATCCAG GCTTCAAAACGAATGGGGATGGAGGTTGTGTCTGGCTTTAGCAGGGGTTCCTGCTCTGCTTTTTACTGTTGGAACAATCTTGGTGGAAGATACTCCCAACAGTTTAATCGAACGTGGGCATTTGGAAAGAGGAAAATTGGCGTTGATACAAATCAGAGGCACTGATGATATCGAAGCGGAGTATTTGGAGATTGTGAAAGCAAGTCGTATTGCTCAAGAAGTAGAATACCCATTTGCTGATCTTCTCATGGGCCAAAACGGTCCACCATTAGTTATTGCAATTATGTTTCAAGTCTTCCAACAATTCACTGGAATCAACGCAATCATGTTATACACTCcacttctttttaaaacattagGCTTCGGCAACAATGCGCCTCTATACTCTGCTATCATAACAGGGGTCGTTAACGTCCTTGCTACATCCATCTCCATTTACTCCGTGGACAAGATCGGTCGACGAATGCTGTTATTAGAAGCTGGAGTTCAAATGTTCATCTCGCAAACCATCATCGCAATTATACTTGCGCTTAAAGTCCAAGATACTACAAATACTTTGTCGCACGGGATGGCGATTGTGGTTGTGTTAATGTTATGCACTTTTGTTTCGTCTTTCGCTTGGTCTTGGGGTCCACTTGGATGGTTGCTTCCTAGTGAAACTTTTCCATTGGAAACGCGATCTGCTGGGTTAAGCGTTACGGTTTGTGTTAATATGATGTTCACTTTTTTGATAGCGCAATCTTTTCCATCGATGCTTTGCCAAATGAAATTTGGgatcttcttgttcttctctgGTTGGGTGTTGGTGATGTCGTTGTTCGTGTTCTTTTTGCTGCCGGAAACAAAGGGTATTCCTATTGAAGAGATGACGGAGAGGGTGTGGAAACAACACTGGTTTTGGAATAAATTCATGGATGATGGGGTTCAGGAGAGTGAGGATTCAGATTAA